The genomic DNA CGAGGGACCGAAGCGAGCTCCAAGCTCTCCGCCGGAAACGCCGGAACCAACGAAGAGAAGTCCCTTGTCATTCAGTGCCTTCTCGCGCCTGATGGTGTCCTGCCATTCCGCGTTGCCCCCGTCGATGATCAGGTCACCCCTCTCAAGAAGGGGCGAGAGCGAATCGATCACGGCGTCGGTCGGGCCCCCCGCCTTGACCAGAATGACGATCCGCCGCGGTCTCTTGATGGAGCCGACAAAGTCCTTGAGTTCCGCCGCGGGGACCAGGCCGCCACCCGTCGTCCCGAAGACGGCGGGCGGGTTCTCGGCGAGAACCTGCTCGGTGACGGTGGGGGTTCGGTTGTAGACGGCGACCTTGAAGCCGTGGTCGGCCATGTTCAAGGCGAGATTCGTGCCCATGACTGCCAGGCCGACAAGTCCGACATCGGCCGAGTTGGGAGCGGGCGTAGGAAAGGACGCCATAGAGAGATCTCCAAGGGTGTGTATCGGCCGAACCCGCCGCCCAGCACCGGATTCTGGGACGTGCGACGAGTTCTGAGACTTCAGATCGGGCCGCATAGGTTATACGGACCTCGCTCGATCATTGGCCCCAAGCTATGCCCCCGCCTGAGCCAGCGTCGAAACTGCTCAGGGCAGTGTGCGGCTGAGGAGTGTCGGATCCGGCATCGGGCAAGCCCCGGGCGTAAACCTGTGGCGACGCTTGGCAAACCAGAGGTAGGCCCAATCCCTGATCGGGCGCGGGATCAACCGGAGAGTCCCGCCAACCACAGCCCACCCACCCCCGAGCGTGCCCAACACACGCACTGTGGCATCGCTTCGCGTGGAAAGCACCCCGCGATCGAGGTACACCATCGATGAGAGGTCTTGGGGCTTCCCGGGAAGTTCGAGGTCTCGATATGTCTCACCCTGCAGCGGCGCGTAGCGGATGCTCCCGCTCCGGTCGCGGCGGATGACCCAGCGAACCGAGCGGTTACAGAGCCCGCAGTCGCCGTCGTAGAACAGGATCGGACCCGAATCGTGCATCGATACCGGATCGTAGTTCCCGATGAGGGTCGGACAGACGGAACCGCCGCGGTTCTCGGACACCGTCGAGCCGGGCCGCAGCTCTGACCCCACCCCTGGCCCCCCCGGAGGGGCGTAGTCGGAGAGCAAGTTCTTGCGATTGATCGAGCATACTTCAGCCGGAACCGATGTATATTGGTCGCAGGGTGCTCGCAAGCGCTCGTTCGTGGGTTCCACTCGTCCGGGGTTCCAGCATGATTTCGGCCAGAGTCGATGCGTATGACGTCGTCGTGATCGGGGGCGGTCCTGCCGGCACGACCGTCGCGTCTCTCCTCCGCAAGTACAACCCGAACCTTTCGGTACTGATCCTCGAGAAGGAGAAGTTCCCGCGCGAGCACATCGGTGAGAGCCAGTTGCCCGGGATCAGCGGCATCCTCCATGAGATGGGCGTGTGGGACAAGGTCGAGGCCGCCAACTTCCCGATCAAGATCGGCGCTTCGTACACATGGGGCAAGATCGGTGATATCTGGGACTTTGATTTCTACCCGGCCGAGGAGTTCGTGGACGAAGCCCGGCCCGCGAAGTTCGAGGGCCAGCGACTCTTCACGGCGTTTCAGGTCGAGCGAGCGATCTACGACGAGATCCTTCTGCGACACGCGGAGTCTCATGGCGCGATGGTCCGCGAAGAGACGCAGGTTCGCGAGGTCCTCCGTGATGGGGATCGCGTGACCGGGTTGCAACTGGATTCCGGCGAGATCGTCACGGCTCGGTGGTACGTGGATGCGAGCGGCCACGTCGGCCTCATTCGGCGTGCCATGGGCGTCGAGAACCAGGTGCCGCCCGATCTCATGAACATCGCCGTCTGGGACTACTACGACAACGCCGAGTGGAAGGTGAAGATCGGCGTGGGCGGCACACGAGTGCAGGTCCGCTCGCTGCCGTACGGCTGGATCTGGTTCATCCCGATGGGGCCGACCAAGTCCTCCGTCGGGCTGGTCTGCCCCTCGACCTACTACAAGCAGAGCGGGCTCACGCCCAAAGAGCTCCTGCACAAGGCACTCGCGGAGCAGTCAGAGATCGCAGCACTGTTGAAGAACGCGGTGAGCACCACGGGCGAGGACGTCCGGACAACCAAGAACTGGTCGAACCTCTCCGAGCGCCTCGCTGGCGAGAACTGGTGGCTGTGCGGCGAGAGCGCGGGCTTCGCAGATCCGATCCTCGCCGCGGGCATGA from Phycisphaeraceae bacterium includes the following:
- a CDS encoding DUF393 domain-containing protein, which codes for MHDSGPILFYDGDCGLCNRSVRWVIRRDRSGSIRYAPLQGETYRDLELPGKPQDLSSMVYLDRGVLSTRSDATVRVLGTLGGGWAVVGGTLRLIPRPIRDWAYLWFAKRRHRFTPGACPMPDPTLLSRTLP
- a CDS encoding tryptophan 7-halogenase, whose product is MISARVDAYDVVVIGGGPAGTTVASLLRKYNPNLSVLILEKEKFPREHIGESQLPGISGILHEMGVWDKVEAANFPIKIGASYTWGKIGDIWDFDFYPAEEFVDEARPAKFEGQRLFTAFQVERAIYDEILLRHAESHGAMVREETQVREVLRDGDRVTGLQLDSGEIVTARWYVDASGHVGLIRRAMGVENQVPPDLMNIAVWDYYDNAEWKVKIGVGGTRVQVRSLPYGWIWFIPMGPTKSSVGLVCPSTYYKQSGLTPKELLHKALAEQSEIAALLKNAVSTTGEDVRTTKNWSNLSERLAGENWWLCGESAGFADPILAAGMTLAHTSARDVAYSILEMERGELDQKWLRTRYDEKNRLNIQQHIRFAQYWYAANSCFTDLQAHCTQIAKDAGFKLKPTEAWRWLAQGGFATEFIDRASFGSFDIGSSKQVMERFSGVAAEFEFGKYNQYKLNLIGAKETYLGDLKDGRIHRVKCLQRGVNILPSVGYYQAMVDILKKHADVKDVLHAVEARCALVPQGGRASEIFAHFQALEAMLLDGWVTGKLNPKKPTLNLSQSGGGRLIRSNDEGTKALEKARQKRGA